One part of the Cyclobacteriaceae bacterium genome encodes these proteins:
- the coaBC gene encoding bifunctional phosphopantothenoylcysteine decarboxylase/phosphopantothenate--cysteine ligase CoaBC: MLHGKKILLGVTGSIAAYKAAFLVRLLIKSGAEVKVIMTPSAKDFITPLTLSTLSKNPVLWEFIKDNTGQWNNHVELGLWADVMIIAPASANTIAKMANGLCDNLLLAVYLSARCPVFLAPAMDLDMLQHQSTSTNLEKLKQIGNFIIDPAHGELASGLTGTGRMAEPEEIVGSLIDFFEQRLPLKGKRALVTAGPTHEALDPVRFIGNHSTGKMGYALAEALAEKGATVQLVSGPTALHTNHGRINVIPVTSAEEMYNACNQLFPQADIAILAAAVADYKPAVKADQKIKKKDEALSLELIKTHDIAAALGKQKSTGQFMVGFALETENETANALKKLESKNFDMIVLNSLNDTGAGFGHDTNKITVLDRQQQVTSFSLKSKRELALDIVNMIIDKLHA, from the coding sequence ATGCTGCACGGTAAGAAAATACTGCTTGGAGTTACCGGTAGCATTGCCGCTTACAAAGCAGCATTTCTTGTGCGGTTATTGATCAAGTCGGGGGCGGAAGTAAAAGTTATTATGACCCCTTCCGCAAAAGACTTTATAACACCCCTTACGCTTTCAACACTATCCAAAAACCCGGTGCTGTGGGAGTTTATAAAAGACAACACCGGCCAATGGAACAACCATGTTGAATTAGGCCTGTGGGCCGATGTAATGATTATTGCACCCGCCAGCGCAAATACTATAGCTAAAATGGCAAATGGCCTGTGCGATAACCTCTTGCTGGCCGTTTATCTTTCTGCACGATGCCCGGTATTCCTGGCACCCGCCATGGACCTGGATATGCTGCAACATCAATCTACAAGCACCAACCTGGAGAAGCTAAAACAGATTGGTAATTTTATTATAGACCCTGCCCATGGTGAACTTGCCAGCGGTTTAACCGGCACCGGACGAATGGCTGAACCGGAAGAAATTGTTGGCAGCCTCATTGATTTTTTTGAACAACGCTTACCGCTGAAAGGTAAGCGGGCTTTGGTTACGGCCGGGCCTACCCACGAAGCACTGGATCCCGTGCGGTTTATTGGCAACCACTCAACCGGAAAAATGGGTTATGCACTTGCCGAAGCATTAGCCGAGAAGGGTGCAACCGTTCAACTGGTTTCAGGACCTACGGCCTTACACACTAACCATGGAAGGATAAACGTTATCCCTGTAACTTCAGCCGAAGAAATGTATAATGCCTGTAATCAGTTGTTTCCACAAGCCGACATTGCCATACTTGCAGCAGCCGTAGCCGATTATAAACCGGCCGTAAAAGCAGATCAGAAAATAAAAAAGAAAGATGAAGCGCTCTCGCTTGAACTGATCAAAACACACGATATTGCCGCTGCCCTGGGTAAACAAAAATCAACCGGTCAATTTATGGTTGGCTTTGCGCTGGAAACCGAAAATGAAACCGCCAACGCTTTAAAAAAGCTCGAATCAAAAAACTTCGATATGATCGTGCTGAATTCACTCAACGACACAGGTGCGGGTTTCGGCCACGATACCAATAAAATAACAGTGCTGGACCGCCAACAACAGGTTACTTCCTTCAGCTTAAAAAGCAAAAGGGAATTGGCGTTGGATATCGTAAATATGATTATCGACAAACTTCATGCGTAA
- the mdh gene encoding malate dehydrogenase, with amino-acid sequence MKVTVVGAGNVGATCADVLAYREIANEIVLVDIKEGIAEGKSLDIWQKAPIDLYDSRTVGSTNDYTKTAGSDVVVITSGLPRKPGMSRDDLIGTNAGIVKSVTENIIKHSPNAIIIVVSNPLDVMTYQAHLSSKLPRTKVFGMAGILDTARYRAFLAEALNISPKDIQAMLLGGHGDTMVPLPRYTTVAGIPVTELIDSAKLNAILERTKVGGGELVKLMGTSAWYAPGSAAAQMVEAIVRDQRRVFPVCVQLDGEYGIKDCYLGVPVVLGKNGIEKIIELDLNNDEKALLEASRKAVREVMDVLDKLG; translated from the coding sequence ATGAAAGTAACTGTTGTAGGTGCCGGTAACGTAGGTGCAACCTGTGCCGATGTATTGGCATACCGTGAAATTGCCAATGAGATTGTTTTGGTAGATATCAAAGAAGGTATTGCCGAAGGAAAGTCGCTTGACATCTGGCAAAAGGCTCCCATCGATCTGTACGATTCGCGTACCGTGGGCTCAACCAATGATTACACCAAAACAGCCGGTTCGGATGTTGTAGTGATAACCTCCGGCTTGCCCCGCAAACCGGGCATGAGCCGCGATGACCTTATTGGTACCAATGCCGGCATTGTTAAATCCGTTACTGAAAATATCATCAAACATTCTCCCAATGCAATCATCATTGTAGTATCGAATCCATTGGATGTAATGACTTACCAGGCACACCTTTCCTCTAAACTACCGCGGACTAAAGTTTTTGGTATGGCGGGTATCTTGGATACCGCGCGATACCGCGCCTTTCTGGCAGAGGCCTTAAACATTTCGCCTAAGGATATTCAGGCGATGTTGTTGGGTGGACATGGCGATACCATGGTGCCACTTCCGCGTTATACCACAGTTGCCGGTATTCCGGTTACTGAACTGATCGACAGTGCTAAACTCAATGCAATTTTGGAGCGGACAAAAGTTGGAGGAGGCGAGCTGGTTAAGCTGATGGGCACTTCGGCCTGGTATGCGCCCGGTTCAGCGGCTGCGCAAATGGTAGAAGCCATTGTTCGCGATCAACGCAGGGTTTTCCCGGTGTGCGTACAACTGGATGGCGAATATGGAATTAAAGATTGCTACCTGGGCGTTCCGGTTGTGTTGGGTAAAAACGGAATTGAAAAAATTATTGAACTGGATTTGAACAACGATGAGAAAGCGCTGCTTGAAGCCAGCCGTAAAGCCGTGCGTGAAGTAATGGACGTGCTGGATAAATTGGGCTAA
- a CDS encoding HAD family phosphatase, protein MSKPFAVIFDMDGVIVDTNPFHKETINQFCKKYGFQLTDEELRTRIYGRTNREWITALFGKLTEQQLEAYAFEKEQMFREAYAAHIKPVEGLISFLEMLEQNHIVRSIATSAPRANVDFVLKGTGIGKYFNIILDESMVSHGKPHPEIYLKSAKALNLPNQQCIVIEDSLSGIQAGKASGSKVIGITTTHAPDEMMDTDLVIDNFNALTLAKLITLMR, encoded by the coding sequence ATGTCAAAACCATTTGCTGTTATTTTCGATATGGATGGTGTTATCGTAGACACGAATCCCTTTCACAAAGAAACCATTAACCAGTTTTGCAAAAAGTATGGCTTTCAGTTAACAGATGAAGAACTGCGCACTAGAATTTATGGGCGCACCAACCGCGAGTGGATAACGGCTTTATTTGGTAAATTAACCGAACAACAACTGGAAGCTTACGCCTTTGAAAAAGAGCAAATGTTCCGCGAGGCCTACGCTGCACATATAAAGCCTGTAGAGGGGCTCATTTCATTTCTTGAAATGCTTGAACAAAACCACATCGTCCGATCCATTGCCACCTCCGCACCCCGTGCCAATGTTGATTTTGTTTTGAAAGGAACCGGTATCGGGAAATATTTTAATATCATTCTGGATGAAAGCATGGTAAGTCATGGCAAGCCCCATCCTGAAATTTATCTCAAATCAGCAAAGGCACTAAACCTGCCAAACCAGCAATGTATCGTCATTGAAGATTCGCTGTCGGGTATACAGGCAGGCAAAGCTTCAGGCTCGAAAGTGATAGGTATTACTACTACCCATGCTCCCGATGAAATGATGGACACCGATCTTGTTATCGACAATTTCAATGCCCTTACGCTCGCCAAACTCATCACCTTAATGCGGTAG
- a CDS encoding DUF4835 family protein — protein MRNLAIVIFTLGNLFALQAQELNCIVTINVGPRVQTTDRSVFTDMKNAFQQFLNTRKWTNDSYLAHEKINCSMLININDMPAIGIFSASVQVQAARPVYNTNYNSLTFNFADRDWEFDYLESQPLEFNDNTYTSNITSMLAFYAYTIIGMDYDTFSELGGTPYFQRALQVVNNAQSSNRPGWQSVGSIRNRYWLIENLINPQFADVRKNQYTYHRLGLDTFDKDPDTSREIILKGLKDVKKARDINPNAIVIISFLDAKAKEISNIFSSGQLPIRKEAYDLLTTIDPTNRAGYEKILKN, from the coding sequence ATGCGTAATCTGGCCATCGTCATATTCACTTTAGGTAATCTGTTTGCACTCCAGGCGCAGGAGTTAAATTGTATCGTTACCATTAATGTCGGGCCGCGGGTACAAACAACCGACCGGTCTGTTTTTACGGATATGAAGAATGCCTTTCAACAGTTTTTAAATACCCGTAAATGGACCAACGATAGCTACCTGGCACACGAGAAAATTAACTGCAGCATGCTCATAAACATTAATGATATGCCGGCAATTGGTATTTTCAGCGCTTCCGTACAGGTACAGGCTGCCCGGCCGGTTTACAACACCAACTATAACAGCCTGACTTTTAACTTTGCCGACCGCGATTGGGAGTTTGATTACCTCGAATCACAACCCCTGGAATTTAACGATAACACCTACACCTCAAACATCACCTCCATGTTGGCGTTCTACGCCTACACCATTATAGGTATGGACTACGATACGTTTAGTGAACTTGGAGGAACACCTTACTTTCAACGTGCTCTTCAGGTGGTAAATAATGCACAATCCTCTAACCGTCCCGGTTGGCAGTCAGTGGGCAGTATCCGTAACCGGTACTGGCTCATTGAAAACCTCATCAACCCACAGTTTGCAGATGTACGCAAAAACCAGTACACCTACCACCGCCTGGGATTGGATACATTTGACAAAGATCCGGACACCAGCCGTGAAATTATTTTGAAGGGACTAAAGGATGTAAAAAAAGCACGCGACATAAACCCCAACGCAATCGTTATTATTTCCTTCCTTGACGCCAAAGCAAAGGAGATTTCGAATATTTTTTCGAGCGGACAACTTCCCATACGTAAGGAAGCCTACGACTTACTCACCACCATCGACCCTACCAACCGTGCCGGGTATGAGAAAATCCTGAAAAACTAA
- a CDS encoding DNA-directed RNA polymerase subunit omega: MAIQSSIVTRDLEKIAEPTGNLYESVVIISKRARQIAVNIKEELNSKLAEFATTVDNLEEVFENREQIEISKFYERMPKPTNTATEEFLEGKLNYRFREETEAGSEQ, translated from the coding sequence ATGGCTATCCAATCATCAATTGTAACACGCGATCTTGAAAAAATTGCAGAACCTACTGGCAACTTATATGAATCAGTAGTTATTATCTCAAAGCGTGCCCGCCAGATTGCCGTAAACATCAAAGAAGAGCTAAACAGCAAGTTGGCTGAGTTTGCCACTACGGTTGACAACCTGGAAGAGGTATTTGAAAACCGGGAACAAATCGAGATTTCAAAATTCTACGAACGTATGCCCAAGCCTACCAACACAGCTACGGAAGAATTTCTGGAAGGAAAATTAAACTACAGGTTCCGCGAAGAGACCGAAGCAGGTAGCGAACAATAA
- the tilS gene encoding tRNA lysidine(34) synthetase TilS — MLKTSCWLLYLWRVLEQFLNHNRRHQLFNEQSRVVVAVSGGIDSMVMVQLFRETGIPIGVAHANFRLRGNESDGDEQFVRSYCEQHALPFFSRRFDTAVYAQQNGLSIQMAARELRYAWFEELLESANYDLVATAHHLNDSFETILLNWVNGSSLNGLCGIPVKNGKIIRPLLFATRSDIEKYAKEKMIAWREDSSNSTSDYQRNFIRHNIMPLLHELNPSLEQTLQRGLDKLAGEKDLQDWAFEKWAKGYAEHFDDKIIIKKEAFDQFPSGGASILFRLINHLGFNYDVCVSAINALHGQAGKRFIGAAHDLVIDRDALILFPKADIWKEVTIQKGQPKALLGSWAMEVLEEGQLVMDTKWQAFFDADKIKFPLVWRLWKPGDVFYPLGMDHRKKVSDLLIDEKVSLADKSRVTVLESGGQVIWVVGHRIDNRFKITSDTRQTMQFTVSPYFG, encoded by the coding sequence ATGCTAAAAACCTCATGTTGGCTGCTGTATCTTTGGCGCGTGTTAGAGCAATTTCTGAACCATAATAGGCGGCATCAACTTTTTAACGAACAAAGCCGGGTAGTGGTGGCGGTAAGCGGTGGCATAGACTCTATGGTAATGGTGCAGTTGTTTCGGGAGACCGGTATTCCCATCGGTGTTGCCCATGCAAACTTCCGGTTACGCGGCAATGAGTCGGATGGTGATGAGCAGTTTGTAAGGTCGTATTGCGAGCAGCATGCGCTTCCTTTTTTTTCGAGGCGGTTCGATACGGCTGTTTATGCACAGCAAAACGGACTTTCTATTCAAATGGCCGCGCGTGAATTGCGATACGCCTGGTTTGAAGAACTGCTGGAGTCAGCAAATTATGATCTTGTAGCAACCGCCCACCATTTGAATGACTCATTCGAAACGATATTGCTCAATTGGGTAAATGGAAGTTCATTAAATGGGCTTTGTGGGATACCCGTAAAAAACGGTAAAATCATTCGCCCGCTTTTGTTTGCTACACGAAGCGATATTGAAAAGTATGCTAAAGAAAAGATGATTGCCTGGCGCGAAGATTCCAGTAATAGCACATCCGATTATCAGCGAAACTTTATCCGCCACAACATTATGCCCCTGTTGCATGAACTTAACCCATCGTTGGAACAAACCCTTCAGCGTGGGTTGGATAAACTGGCTGGGGAGAAGGATCTGCAGGATTGGGCTTTTGAAAAGTGGGCAAAAGGATACGCTGAGCATTTTGATGATAAAATCATTATCAAAAAAGAAGCTTTTGACCAGTTTCCTTCAGGGGGAGCTTCGATATTGTTCAGGCTGATTAATCATCTTGGTTTTAATTACGATGTTTGTGTTTCTGCAATTAACGCACTTCACGGTCAGGCAGGGAAGCGATTTATTGGTGCTGCACACGATTTGGTTATCGACCGCGATGCGCTGATACTTTTTCCGAAAGCTGATATTTGGAAGGAGGTAACTATTCAAAAAGGTCAGCCCAAGGCATTATTGGGTTCATGGGCCATGGAGGTGTTGGAAGAAGGCCAGTTGGTAATGGATACTAAATGGCAGGCTTTTTTTGATGCCGATAAAATTAAGTTTCCCCTGGTTTGGCGACTGTGGAAACCGGGGGATGTATTTTATCCTTTAGGCATGGATCACCGAAAGAAAGTAAGCGACCTGTTGATTGATGAAAAAGTTTCATTGGCTGATAAAAGCCGGGTTACCGTACTTGAATCGGGTGGGCAGGTTATTTGGGTAGTCGGGCATCGCATCGACAACCGCTTCAAAATAACTTCCGATACGCGCCAAACAATGCAGTTTACGGTATCGCCATATTTTGGGTGA
- a CDS encoding T9SS type A sorting domain-containing protein, which yields MKKTLLLAFILFWVSASARAQSFEVSGYLENHRGYIGDLIKAPIQIKNISGKAITLILRKDDSQIGSTQRSLICPEGNCEAGHPDDLTLRLEPGQSQNLVLALDAGLVSGFSTVRYVILNKSNHLDASSLEINFSVEEKPVKSDLYSSRFITIHDVYPNPVSDFAHIDYRLLTDKVKAKILIHNILGSALSEYELPYLDNRVKIRAEEFTAGIYFYTLYLDNEGVMTRKLIVKR from the coding sequence ATGAAGAAGACTCTACTCCTGGCTTTTATTCTATTTTGGGTTTCAGCTTCGGCTCGGGCACAAAGCTTTGAGGTTTCAGGCTATTTGGAGAACCATCGGGGGTATATCGGGGATTTGATCAAAGCCCCTATACAAATCAAAAACATATCCGGAAAGGCTATTACGCTCATCCTCCGCAAAGATGACTCACAAATTGGAAGCACCCAACGGAGTTTAATATGCCCGGAGGGTAATTGCGAAGCAGGCCATCCCGATGATTTAACCCTTCGCCTTGAGCCCGGGCAAAGCCAAAACCTCGTATTGGCCCTTGATGCAGGGCTTGTTTCAGGATTTAGCACAGTTCGTTACGTTATCCTTAACAAATCGAATCACCTTGATGCTTCCAGCCTTGAGATAAACTTTAGCGTAGAAGAGAAGCCTGTAAAAAGCGACCTTTACAGTTCCCGCTTTATAACCATACACGATGTATACCCCAATCCGGTGAGCGACTTCGCCCACATTGATTACCGGCTCCTGACCGATAAGGTTAAGGCTAAGATTTTGATCCACAACATATTAGGAAGTGCCCTGTCGGAATATGAATTACCTTACCTGGACAATCGTGTTAAAATCCGGGCCGAGGAATTTACAGCCGGTATTTACTTCTACACTCTATACCTCGACAATGAAGGCGTGATGACCCGCAAACTCATTGTTAAGCGATAA
- the bamD gene encoding outer membrane protein assembly factor BamD, whose protein sequence is MQVRSTGIFFILVLFVGVSCSKFRKIEKNPDWRVKYEAASRYYDKKDYYKASVLFEQVMPIIRGLPEAEKAQFYLAYCQFHEKLYLLASEQFKTFYETYGRSTLAEEARYMYAYSLFRSSPGSNLDQTGSIEAMASMQEFLNRYPNSKYRDQALDVIFTTQDRLDQKGFDNAKQYYRMRQYKAAIVALKNFQDNFPDSKHLEEARYLIIASQYKLAEQSIYSKQRERYQEVVNTYIDFIDRYPSSAYLKDAEKMYVESLEKLNKLKNLNS, encoded by the coding sequence ATGCAGGTACGATCGACCGGAATATTTTTCATACTCGTCCTTTTTGTTGGGGTTTCATGCAGTAAATTCAGGAAAATTGAAAAAAACCCTGATTGGCGCGTGAAATATGAGGCCGCATCAAGGTATTACGATAAAAAGGACTACTACAAAGCCTCCGTTTTGTTTGAGCAGGTGATGCCCATAATCCGGGGTTTACCCGAAGCTGAAAAAGCCCAGTTTTACCTGGCCTATTGTCAATTCCACGAAAAGCTTTATTTGTTGGCCTCCGAACAGTTTAAAACCTTCTATGAAACCTACGGTCGAAGCACCCTGGCCGAGGAAGCACGATATATGTACGCCTACTCGCTCTTCAGGTCTTCTCCCGGTTCAAACCTCGACCAAACCGGTAGTATTGAAGCCATGGCGTCCATGCAGGAATTTTTAAACCGCTATCCAAACAGCAAGTACCGGGACCAAGCCCTGGATGTGATCTTCACCACCCAGGACCGGTTAGACCAAAAAGGCTTTGATAATGCCAAGCAGTATTACCGCATGCGCCAGTACAAGGCTGCCATCGTTGCGCTTAAGAATTTTCAGGACAACTTTCCCGATTCCAAACACCTGGAAGAAGCCCGTTACCTGATTATTGCCTCACAATATAAACTTGCCGAACAAAGCATTTATAGTAAGCAACGCGAACGCTACCAGGAAGTAGTAAATACCTATATCGACTTTATTGACCGTTATCCGAGCAGCGCCTATTTAAAAGATGCTGAAAAGATGTACGTAGAGAGTCTGGAAAAACTTAATAAACTAAAAAACTTAAATTCGTAA
- the recN gene encoding DNA repair protein RecN, with protein MLKHLTIKNYALIRHLELSPSANLNVITGETGAGKSIMLGAIGLLMGNRADTKVLWDENEKCITEGVFEIGAYKLQEFFKAEDLDYDDHTVLRREINPGGKSRAFINDTPVTVEVLKRLGSQLMDVHSQHETLQLGNQTFQLRLVDAYAGNENLRENYTAAWNTYQTTKKAFENLQAQADTLQQEADFINFQLEELVQAGFEEGDQEKLEAELKIMDHAEDIKSRLNTSLDLLSRSEFTTRFALAEARGHLQAVAGYAKTYEDLFQRLQSMVIELDDIVKEIEHAEANIDFDPEHAQNVKERVDMLYRLLKKHRVSTVHELLQLQHELQQKANLTANLDDTLEKSRKDFEQAKHVLKSNATKLSQSRLKVFGPLCKQITTLLKELGIPQATLKIEHQHTSPTITGTDNIEIFFSANKGIAPRPLNQVASGGEFSRLMFCIKYVMAEKTEMPTLVLDEIDSGISGEIAIKLGKLMKGMAKKHQLISISHLPQIAAKADQHYYVYKDDARAKTVSTIKALNDTERVEEIAKMIGGDKPSKVAVENARELLVR; from the coding sequence GTGCTTAAACACCTTACCATAAAAAACTATGCCCTCATCCGGCACCTGGAGTTGTCACCTTCCGCAAACCTGAATGTAATTACAGGTGAAACCGGAGCAGGAAAATCCATTATGCTGGGTGCCATTGGGTTGCTTATGGGCAACCGGGCAGATACCAAAGTACTGTGGGATGAAAACGAGAAATGCATCACCGAAGGTGTGTTTGAAATCGGTGCCTATAAGCTGCAGGAATTTTTTAAGGCCGAAGACCTGGATTATGACGACCATACTGTTCTTCGCAGGGAAATAAACCCCGGAGGAAAGTCGCGTGCTTTTATAAACGACACGCCCGTAACGGTAGAAGTACTTAAAAGACTCGGCAGCCAGTTAATGGATGTTCACTCGCAACACGAAACCTTGCAGTTGGGCAACCAAACCTTTCAATTGAGATTGGTAGATGCTTATGCCGGTAACGAAAACCTGCGGGAAAATTATACGGCTGCATGGAACACCTACCAAACAACCAAAAAAGCTTTTGAAAACCTTCAGGCACAAGCCGATACCCTTCAGCAAGAAGCAGACTTTATAAATTTTCAACTGGAAGAACTGGTGCAGGCAGGATTTGAAGAGGGAGACCAGGAAAAACTGGAAGCTGAACTGAAAATCATGGACCATGCCGAAGATATCAAAAGCAGGCTAAACACTTCGCTGGATTTACTTTCACGTTCAGAATTTACCACCCGTTTCGCCTTGGCCGAAGCCCGCGGGCATTTGCAAGCCGTTGCCGGGTATGCCAAAACGTATGAAGACTTATTCCAACGGCTCCAAAGCATGGTAATTGAACTGGATGATATTGTAAAAGAAATCGAGCATGCCGAAGCCAACATTGATTTTGATCCGGAACATGCCCAAAATGTTAAAGAACGGGTAGACATGCTTTACCGCTTACTGAAAAAACACCGGGTAAGTACTGTACATGAACTGTTACAACTGCAACACGAACTGCAACAAAAAGCCAACCTCACCGCAAACCTGGATGACACCCTGGAAAAATCAAGGAAAGATTTTGAACAGGCCAAACACGTACTGAAGAGCAACGCTACTAAACTTAGCCAATCGCGGTTAAAAGTGTTTGGACCTTTGTGTAAGCAAATCACAACCCTGTTAAAAGAGCTCGGTATCCCACAAGCCACACTCAAAATCGAACATCAGCATACCTCACCAACAATAACCGGAACAGATAACATAGAAATCTTTTTTAGCGCAAACAAAGGCATCGCACCTCGTCCCTTAAACCAGGTGGCTTCGGGTGGCGAGTTCTCGCGCCTCATGTTTTGTATAAAGTATGTAATGGCCGAAAAAACCGAAATGCCCACGCTGGTGCTGGATGAAATTGACAGCGGTATTTCCGGTGAAATTGCCATTAAGTTGGGTAAGCTTATGAAGGGCATGGCAAAAAAGCATCAGCTTATTTCCATTAGCCATTTACCACAAATTGCCGCCAAAGCCGATCAGCATTATTACGTATATAAAGATGATGCCCGTGCAAAAACGGTTAGCACTATTAAAGCGTTAAATGATACTGAACGCGTTGAAGAAATTGCCAAGATGATTGGCGGGGATAAGCCTTCAAAAGTGGCGGTAGAAAACGCGCGGGAGTTGTTGGTCCGTTAA
- a CDS encoding Organic solvent tolerance protein OstA encodes MRYSLLLLILVSCHWVLAQNRVTLKQADQLIGGVKDGERFDRVIGNVIFEQSRTTIHCDSALFFRTRNIVEAFGRVKIIEGDSVTITSNRAEYDGNTRIAKLRSNVVFTKLATATLYTDYLDFDRLKNEAYYFNKGRLVDSINVLTSNKGYYQVNSNIASFKRNVVVTNPDYNMKSDSLQYNSRTKIIYFRTETTVTDKEGNTFVYEGGEYDTRSQQSDIKQGQAESQSYTLTGNKLKLDDLRKFYTVKGNVVMTHKEENLVIYGDDAWLDKRKNIAKVFTNAWLTKVTEEGDTLFMSADTLVSIDSDDPAKKRLLAYNNVKIFKKDIQGLADSLEYRQSDSIMFLYKAPALWTAGNQMTADTISMLIENNTISKIFLTVNAFVISTDTLKNFNQIKGRKMTAYFKKNQLHRVVVEGNGESIYFALEDKTNLLMGMNKIICSNITIRFKDARVNNLSFYVRPDADFIPPHELKKDDLLLNGFQWKIEMRPTRKEVVKKTNSPQMPAAERARL; translated from the coding sequence ATGCGCTATAGTTTGCTCCTGTTAATCCTTGTTTCGTGCCATTGGGTTTTGGCGCAAAACCGGGTTACCCTTAAACAGGCCGACCAACTGATTGGCGGGGTAAAAGACGGTGAGCGGTTCGATCGGGTAATCGGCAACGTAATCTTTGAGCAAAGCCGAACGACCATCCATTGCGACTCTGCACTTTTTTTCAGGACCAGGAACATTGTCGAAGCTTTCGGAAGGGTGAAAATTATTGAGGGCGACTCGGTAACCATTACTTCTAACCGGGCCGAGTACGATGGAAATACACGCATAGCAAAACTTCGAAGTAATGTTGTGTTTACCAAATTGGCCACCGCCACCCTTTATACCGACTACCTCGACTTCGACCGGCTGAAGAATGAAGCTTACTACTTTAACAAAGGCAGGTTGGTAGATAGCATTAATGTACTGACCAGCAACAAGGGTTATTACCAGGTCAACTCAAACATTGCATCGTTTAAACGAAACGTTGTGGTTACCAACCCAGATTACAACATGAAATCGGATTCGCTGCAATACAACTCCCGTACAAAAATCATTTACTTCCGCACCGAAACCACTGTGACCGATAAGGAAGGCAACACCTTTGTTTACGAAGGTGGTGAATACGATACCCGGTCGCAACAGTCGGACATAAAGCAAGGCCAGGCCGAATCGCAGTCATACACCCTAACCGGAAATAAATTGAAGTTGGATGACCTGCGTAAATTCTACACCGTGAAAGGAAACGTGGTGATGACCCATAAAGAAGAGAACCTGGTTATTTATGGTGACGATGCCTGGTTGGATAAACGAAAAAATATTGCGAAAGTGTTTACCAATGCCTGGCTTACCAAAGTAACCGAAGAAGGAGACACCTTGTTTATGTCAGCCGATACGTTGGTCTCCATTGATAGTGATGACCCGGCCAAAAAAAGATTGCTGGCGTACAACAACGTAAAGATTTTCAAGAAAGATATTCAGGGATTGGCCGACTCGCTGGAGTATCGGCAATCAGACTCAATTATGTTCCTGTACAAAGCACCGGCCTTATGGACAGCCGGAAACCAGATGACTGCAGATACCATCAGCATGTTGATTGAAAACAATACGATAAGCAAAATATTTTTAACGGTTAATGCCTTTGTTATCTCAACCGACACCTTAAAGAACTTTAACCAGATTAAGGGCAGGAAGATGACTGCCTACTTCAAAAAAAACCAGTTGCATCGTGTGGTAGTGGAGGGTAACGGAGAGAGTATATATTTTGCCCTGGAAGATAAAACCAACCTGCTGATGGGCATGAATAAAATCATCTGCAGCAACATTACCATCCGCTTTAAAGATGCCCGGGTTAATAACCTTAGCTTTTATGTGAGGCCGGATGCAGATTTTATACCTCCGCACGAACTCAAAAAAGACGATCTTCTGCTGAATGGTTTCCAGTGGAAAATTGAAATGCGACCCACCCGAAAAGAGGTGGTTAAAAAAACCAACTCACCGCAAATGCCTGCCGCGGAACGAGCCCGGCTTTAA